A single Desulfovibrio piger DNA region contains:
- a CDS encoding VCBS domain-containing protein: MADIRLAKPAAGTTQTVPSAPDGRFIFDFPADAATLTRNGDDLVLTFEDGAAIQLQGFYTTYSKEEMPSFQVDGVEISGQDFFAALDEDLMPAAGPASGSSAARGGRYNEYGGSDLLDGLDHLGRLDIGFDGGTQLATDTVEPSPYSEVDHGVTVTPSTPGTDPDDPSIPVQGEDFPPTMPHDVLQVDESALDGGSGGGSATAAGSMRVSAPDGVAIITIGGVVVWQNGALTGNPVLTDEGHLDVTGFDGTNLTYTYTLTGSTQEHTKLNAGGENDAIAHEMAVVVTDTDGDSGSAVIRVEITDDVPTIESFEKTVTEGDADPIVGNALEGAVAGADGANFAWTNPDQQGRYGKLTLNEDGTYSYELNNDDPEVKALTDGDTRTEEISYAYTDADGDVATGKVTITINGVNNGVEVGSGTLTVYEAGLDDGSQAGQAAAPTTAEGSLTVNAPDGVKDIRIDGVTVFENGALTGNTVSTNEGTLTVTGFDEATGELKFTYELTGNTLEHNTDATDKQLSHDLAVTVTDVDGSTDTGVVTVVITDDGPVVTPVETEYKGNKYVNTVSVSFGADNDTGTDSSLAVNAHDVDGTVIEWIKVDDSTSSGTDLSKLSQGESWTNGNIIVSRENGNFVFKIKENGSNAHITVTATDADGDTDTEELNLTAPDAGPNAIIVDEALLTDGNVVNSDNSGHNPSGTGSFTVNLNGEDGTVTLNYGTGENSSITLSLINGETFDKDWLSTNKTLTVNGVVVEVTGATQQDGSWKIEYSYSLTGQQTHTGQGVGENDALSDEIDITVTDATGDTSTGSLTVTVHDDGPVLTDKIDFTVPEGKENYYDNSPEIMFTIGVSPNNTRLEDLEFGADVGEDTASAATLTVKVNGAEFTIQVTRDEDGNLHFSGDKGEGKILFTGPADADKEDSLSYDKETGIFTYTRPTADIGGTTNSYDVSLTITDADGDSATVSNIYTTVFRNPTVTNSTVTTDEGNIIMNDIPIGSGDENDKTSQVENTAQGSITVNLDHADGTITIGDMPITVDKDGNILSVNGNTGGILDGQTIKGTYGYLSNISLVAQGDGTITINYTYTLNAPVNGGTNNVSGRGDSHLADQFTVTVTTQGGTETGTITANALDDAPVLAVSNPESVKDTADTIEIPLEKFSVGADVISLDGKTASISVEVGENEYTFTIIHESNGTYSFIAPNNQDDNLKIESTAEGGYKIVYTRAPQDIADGKDDSYTFGITVTDADGDTATGSVTVCAKVVPPTINESGSKTDLLVDEDGLVHETNSKTDAGQLVVDMHGQAGTVTIGGVQVTVSTEDQVGWAMEPAQGRYGKLTITEATWNDGKLTINYEYTLQTPYTDSDNENGINTVVDADSFQILINGESSGSITVDIVDDVPTLTVENFHGAYGEGIDGTVNFDFGADNGEGTKIELSVNGGEKVAGASTDGKNWTFDVDGQTVTLNAETGEFHYDLPASGSNREYIFQFTVTDADDDEVSNAAPVTVTVEGTDLTGVKGSVTGDDDNVLTGKEVAVTMPELPAGVTLVANQWVNVTDADGKVYGQLHVDENGKVTFEQTVAYSGSQHNAQGESEKATGFSGNLTVNLADGTTSSITVDVSILDAMPTLEVKEFDGAYGAGINGTVDFGFGADNGEGTKIELSVNGGKKVAGVSNDGQNWTFMVDGKTVKLDAATGEFHYDLPASGSKDTYTFQFTVTDADGDEVSNAAPVTVEGTDLSEVKGHVTGDDDNVLTGEDVPVTMPELPAGVTLVANQRVNVTDADGKVYGQLIVDENGNVTFEQTVAYSGSQHNAQGESEEATGFSGSLTVNLADGTTSSITVDVSILDAMPTLEVKEFDGAYGAGINGTVDFGFGADNGEGTKIELSVNGGKKVAGVSNDGQNWTFDVDGQTVTLNAETGEFHYDLPASGSKDTYTFQFTVTDADDDEVSNAAPVTVTVEGTDLSEVKGSVTGDDDNVLTGEAVSVTIPELPAGVTLVANQTVNVTDADGKVYGQLIVDAEGKVTFAQTVAYSGSQHNAQGESEDATGFSGNLTVNLADGTTSSITVDVSILDDIPTISNSDMSTSVILGDSSDNLAKVDEEISFINYKKIDVNDGKPVYEQTSTKVSTTYWNGQITISAAKVTYNGDDERGNPLITAEDTNGMQLLYSSYNGGTKQYYKDNNPPQEDKQNNIAHKDKDGNWYRDAPESDWGLTVGNSKDDGEIKATGDTSDAVVIDLEGYAYGITINFGAFFAGKSSPDDPAAGTGYDNVSEKALITFYKDGKLVYSTVEYGTNSGEFTFNTGDIVLEGFDKVVISAVDNSTPDFPNENSDFTIQGIDFITKRDDPIIINEGKVTAKSGADGFADAYTDSYAKFDLADMVEQNGGELNGDGTSGTITVLKDGTKQRVTLELSEGSSGESILTGTLESGEQLFTATLDKDGNWTMEQYEQFRVPGKQGSNQFELVFKTEDADGDISSTTVNVPLEVVDQTTTGTGVAIGNDNDSIVITGGDGVAGTVAAGDSGLSSRNLADAGDDTITAAGSDSSVIVYGDVMNTDRLLYELKQLEQSNSWVVAGAVVSDLPNYGSGTQVFQWLEANGEKLTGTDYAGWTHADTVDYMLRHADELGYETCVGDTGEFYLVKPDGTVLDMDGTEATVGLDSLTGRGGGDDTITGSKADDVIYGQEGNDLLVGDAPSGSGEGSTVDSIEGTTVASIKGMDSEDLDAFIQSVEGTDADGDDRLFGGTGDDVLLGMGGDDYIDGGAGEDAIFGGRGNDIIVYDSNDYLVSGGSGIDFMVSDDSTLTLTTLLSGGKDGHEGPIVDSIEVLITGKDALSLTSLEQMAKDYGISITGSSLKLNDDLWTQEGNGYRFTGDPDNGSTPDELFMQVNNDTDARVSVELVPSDDIAEAVQRAEIEHSNG; encoded by the coding sequence ATGGCCGATATCCGTCTTGCCAAGCCTGCCGCTGGTACCACGCAGACCGTCCCCAGCGCTCCTGACGGGCGCTTCATCTTTGATTTTCCCGCGGACGCGGCGACGCTGACCCGCAATGGCGACGATCTTGTCCTGACCTTTGAGGATGGCGCTGCCATCCAGTTGCAGGGGTTCTATACCACCTATTCCAAGGAAGAGATGCCCTCCTTCCAGGTGGACGGCGTGGAGATCAGCGGGCAGGACTTCTTCGCCGCCCTTGACGAAGACCTGATGCCCGCCGCCGGTCCTGCCTCCGGCAGCAGCGCCGCGCGCGGCGGCCGCTATAACGAATACGGCGGCAGCGACCTGCTGGACGGCCTTGACCATCTGGGGCGCCTGGACATCGGTTTTGATGGCGGCACGCAGCTTGCCACAGATACGGTGGAGCCCAGCCCTTACTCTGAAGTCGATCATGGTGTGACTGTGACGCCTTCCACCCCCGGCACGGATCCTGATGATCCGAGCATCCCCGTCCAGGGAGAGGATTTTCCGCCGACCATGCCGCACGATGTGCTTCAGGTGGACGAATCCGCCCTGGATGGCGGCAGCGGCGGGGGCTCCGCGACGGCCGCCGGCAGCATGCGCGTCTCCGCCCCTGACGGTGTGGCAATCATCACCATCGGCGGCGTCGTCGTCTGGCAGAACGGCGCCCTGACGGGAAATCCCGTCCTTACGGATGAGGGGCACCTGGACGTGACCGGCTTTGACGGCACGAATCTGACCTATACCTATACGCTGACGGGTTCCACCCAGGAGCATACAAAGCTAAACGCTGGCGGCGAAAACGATGCCATCGCCCACGAAATGGCAGTGGTGGTGACGGATACGGACGGCGACAGCGGCTCGGCCGTGATCCGTGTCGAGATCACCGACGACGTGCCCACCATCGAGAGCTTTGAGAAGACGGTGACGGAAGGGGATGCCGATCCCATCGTCGGCAATGCCCTTGAGGGCGCTGTGGCCGGTGCGGATGGCGCGAACTTTGCGTGGACGAATCCCGATCAGCAGGGCAGGTACGGCAAACTCACGCTGAACGAAGACGGCACCTACAGCTATGAGCTCAACAATGACGACCCGGAGGTGAAGGCGCTCACCGACGGCGACACGCGGACGGAAGAGATCTCCTACGCCTACACCGACGCCGACGGCGACGTGGCCACGGGCAAGGTGACCATCACCATCAACGGCGTGAACAACGGCGTCGAGGTGGGTTCTGGGACTCTGACGGTCTATGAAGCCGGCCTTGACGACGGCTCTCAGGCCGGGCAGGCCGCTGCGCCCACCACGGCCGAAGGTTCGCTGACCGTCAATGCGCCCGACGGCGTGAAGGACATCAGAATTGATGGCGTGACCGTGTTTGAAAACGGCGCGCTTACCGGAAACACCGTATCCACGAATGAAGGCACGCTGACGGTGACGGGCTTCGACGAGGCTACGGGCGAGCTGAAGTTTACCTACGAGCTGACCGGCAACACCTTGGAGCACAATACAGACGCCACGGACAAGCAGCTTTCCCATGACCTTGCCGTGACCGTGACGGACGTGGATGGCAGCACGGATACCGGCGTGGTGACCGTGGTCATTACTGACGACGGACCGGTGGTCACGCCTGTGGAAACCGAGTATAAAGGAAATAAATATGTCAACACGGTTTCCGTTTCCTTCGGCGCGGACAACGATACCGGAACAGATTCGTCTCTTGCCGTGAACGCGCATGATGTCGATGGAACAGTCATAGAGTGGATAAAAGTCGACGACAGCACTTCCAGCGGCACCGATCTGAGCAAGCTTTCTCAGGGAGAATCCTGGACGAACGGCAACATCATCGTTTCCCGTGAGAACGGCAACTTCGTTTTCAAAATCAAGGAAAACGGCTCCAACGCCCACATTACGGTGACGGCCACGGACGCCGATGGCGATACCGACACGGAAGAACTGAACCTTACCGCGCCCGACGCGGGTCCCAACGCCATTATCGTGGATGAGGCGCTGCTGACCGACGGCAATGTGGTGAATTCGGACAATTCCGGCCATAACCCCTCGGGCACTGGTTCCTTTACCGTGAATCTGAACGGCGAAGACGGCACCGTTACGCTGAACTACGGCACTGGGGAGAACTCGTCCATTACCCTGAGCCTGATCAACGGCGAGACGTTCGACAAGGATTGGCTTTCCACCAACAAAACACTGACGGTGAACGGCGTCGTCGTGGAGGTGACGGGAGCCACGCAGCAGGACGGCTCGTGGAAGATTGAGTACAGTTATAGCCTGACCGGACAGCAGACTCACACGGGTCAGGGCGTCGGCGAAAATGACGCGCTTTCCGACGAAATCGACATTACGGTGACGGATGCCACCGGCGATACGTCTACCGGTTCGTTGACGGTGACGGTGCATGACGACGGGCCGGTGCTGACGGACAAGATCGATTTCACGGTTCCAGAAGGGAAAGAAAATTACTATGACAATTCGCCTGAGATCATGTTCACTATCGGTGTCAGTCCGAACAACACCAGACTGGAAGATCTCGAATTCGGTGCGGACGTAGGGGAAGACACGGCTTCCGCCGCCACGCTTACGGTAAAGGTCAACGGTGCGGAGTTCACCATCCAGGTGACGCGTGATGAAGATGGCAACCTGCACTTCTCCGGCGATAAGGGTGAGGGGAAGATCCTGTTTACGGGGCCTGCTGATGCCGATAAAGAGGATTCGCTGTCCTATGACAAGGAGACAGGCATATTCACCTATACCCGTCCCACGGCAGATATCGGCGGAACGACAAACAGCTATGATGTCAGCCTGACGATTACCGATGCTGACGGGGATTCGGCCACTGTCAGCAATATATATACCACCGTATTCCGCAATCCTACGGTTACAAACAGCACGGTCACCACCGATGAAGGGAATATTATCATGAATGATATTCCTATCGGTTCTGGAGATGAAAACGATAAAACTAGTCAGGTTGAAAATACTGCTCAAGGCAGTATCACCGTCAACCTGGATCATGCTGACGGGACCATAACCATTGGAGATATGCCCATAACAGTGGACAAGGACGGGAATATCCTATCCGTCAATGGGAATACTGGAGGGATCCTTGATGGGCAGACCATAAAAGGCACATATGGCTATCTGAGCAATATCTCATTAGTAGCTCAGGGTGATGGTACAATCACTATCAATTACACCTATACTCTCAATGCACCTGTGAATGGTGGCACGAATAATGTGTCCGGGAGGGGCGACTCCCACCTGGCGGATCAATTCACGGTGACTGTCACGACGCAAGGGGGAACGGAGACCGGTACGATTACGGCCAATGCCCTGGATGATGCGCCTGTGCTGGCTGTCAGTAATCCGGAATCTGTCAAGGATACTGCGGATACCATCGAGATACCGCTGGAAAAGTTCTCCGTTGGTGCGGACGTCATCTCGTTAGACGGAAAAACGGCCTCGATCTCTGTCGAGGTCGGGGAGAATGAATATACCTTCACAATCATCCATGAGAGTAATGGAACCTACTCTTTTATCGCTCCTAACAATCAAGACGACAACCTGAAGATCGAAAGCACTGCTGAAGGTGGCTACAAGATCGTCTACACAAGAGCCCCTCAGGACATTGCCGATGGCAAGGACGACAGCTATACGTTCGGCATCACGGTGACGGATGCCGATGGCGATACGGCCACAGGCTCTGTGACGGTGTGTGCAAAGGTCGTCCCGCCCACCATTAATGAGAGCGGCAGTAAGACGGATTTGCTGGTCGACGAAGATGGTCTGGTGCATGAGACCAATAGCAAGACCGACGCGGGCCAGCTGGTGGTGGACATGCACGGCCAGGCTGGTACGGTGACCATCGGCGGTGTGCAGGTGACGGTCAGTACTGAGGATCAGGTGGGCTGGGCGATGGAGCCGGCCCAGGGGCGCTACGGCAAGCTCACCATCACTGAGGCCACATGGAACGATGGCAAGCTCACCATCAACTATGAGTATACGCTGCAAACGCCGTACACGGATAGTGACAACGAAAATGGGATCAATACGGTGGTGGACGCGGACTCGTTCCAGATCTTGATCAATGGCGAGAGCTCCGGTTCCATTACTGTGGATATCGTGGACGACGTGCCCACGCTGACGGTGGAGAATTTCCACGGCGCATACGGAGAAGGCATCGATGGTACGGTGAACTTCGACTTCGGCGCGGACAACGGCGAAGGCACGAAGATCGAGCTTTCCGTGAACGGCGGTGAGAAGGTTGCAGGCGCCAGCACTGACGGCAAGAACTGGACGTTCGATGTGGACGGCCAGACCGTGACGCTGAATGCGGAGACGGGAGAGTTCCACTATGATCTTCCTGCTTCCGGTTCCAACAGGGAGTACATCTTCCAGTTCACGGTGACGGACGCTGACGACGACGAGGTGAGCAATGCTGCTCCTGTGACGGTGACAGTGGAAGGCACCGACCTGACCGGGGTGAAGGGCAGTGTGACCGGTGACGACGACAACGTGCTTACCGGTAAAGAAGTTGCCGTGACCATGCCTGAACTTCCGGCGGGCGTGACGCTGGTTGCGAACCAGTGGGTGAACGTGACGGATGCGGACGGCAAGGTGTACGGCCAGCTGCACGTGGATGAGAACGGCAAGGTGACGTTCGAGCAGACGGTGGCGTACAGCGGAAGTCAGCACAATGCTCAGGGCGAAAGCGAAAAGGCGACGGGCTTCAGCGGCAATCTTACAGTGAACCTTGCGGACGGCACGACCTCCAGCATCACCGTGGACGTGAGCATTCTTGACGCCATGCCGACGCTGGAGGTGAAGGAATTCGACGGCGCATACGGTGCAGGTATCAACGGCACTGTGGATTTCGGCTTTGGCGCGGACAACGGCGAAGGCACGAAGATCGAGCTTTCCGTGAACGGCGGTAAGAAGGTTGCAGGCGTCAGCAATGACGGCCAGAACTGGACGTTCATGGTGGACGGCAAGACGGTGAAGCTGGATGCGGCAACGGGCGAGTTCCACTATGATCTCCCCGCTTCCGGCAGCAAGGATACTTATACCTTCCAGTTCACGGTGACGGACGCTGACGGCGACGAGGTGAGCAATGCTGCTCCTGTGACGGTGGAAGGCACCGACTTGTCTGAAGTGAAGGGCCACGTGACCGGCGACGACGACAACGTTCTTACCGGTGAGGATGTTCCCGTGACCATGCCTGAACTTCCGGCGGGCGTGACGCTGGTTGCGAACCAGAGGGTGAACGTGACGGATGCGGACGGCAAGGTGTACGGCCAGCTGATCGTGGATGAGAACGGCAACGTGACGTTCGAGCAGACGGTGGCGTACAGCGGAAGTCAGCACAATGCTCAGGGCGAAAGCGAAGAGGCGACGGGCTTCAGCGGCAGCCTTACAGTGAACCTTGCGGACGGCACGACCTCCAGCATCACCGTGGACGTGAGCATTCTTGATGCCATGCCGACGCTGGAGGTGAAGGAATTCGACGGCGCATACGGTGCAGGTATCAACGGCACTGTGGATTTCGGCTTTGGCGCGGACAACGGCGAAGGCACGAAGATCGAGCTTTCCGTGAACGGCGGTAAGAAGGTTGCAGGCGTCAGCAATGACGGCCAGAACTGGACGTTCGATGTGGACGGACAGACCGTGACGCTGAATGCGGAGACGGGAGAGTTCCACTATGATCTTCCTGCTTCCGGCAGCAAGGATACTTATACCTTCCAGTTCACGGTGACGGACGCTGACGACGACGAGGTGAGCAATGCTGCTCCTGTGACGGTGACAGTGGAAGGCACCGACTTGTCTGAAGTGAAGGGCAGTGTGACCGGCGACGACGACAACGTTCTTACCGGTGAGGCTGTTTCCGTGACCATCCCTGAACTTCCGGCGGGCGTGACGCTGGTTGCGAATCAGACGGTGAACGTGACGGATGCGGACGGCAAGGTGTACGGCCAGCTGATCGTGGATGCGGAAGGCAAAGTGACGTTCGCGCAGACGGTGGCATACAGCGGAAGCCAGCACAATGCTCAGGGCGAAAGCGAAGATGCGACGGGCTTCAGCGGCAATCTTACAGTGAACCTTGCGGACGGCACGACCTCCAGCATCACCGTGGACGTGAGCATTCTTGATGATATCCCTACCATCTCCAATTCCGACATGTCTACGTCGGTTATCCTCGGCGATTCGAGTGATAACCTGGCGAAGGTGGATGAGGAGATATCCTTTATCAACTATAAGAAAATAGACGTTAATGATGGAAAGCCTGTTTATGAGCAAACATCCACTAAAGTATCAACGACATACTGGAATGGCCAGATTACAATATCTGCGGCTAAAGTGACTTATAACGGGGATGATGAACGAGGTAATCCGTTGATCACTGCTGAGGACACCAATGGTATGCAGCTGTTATACAGCTCATATAACGGAGGAACAAAGCAGTATTATAAGGATAATAATCCTCCCCAGGAAGATAAACAGAACAATATTGCTCATAAAGATAAGGATGGCAATTGGTACCGCGATGCTCCAGAATCTGACTGGGGCTTGACGGTCGGTAATAGTAAAGATGACGGAGAGATCAAAGCTACTGGAGATACGAGCGATGCGGTAGTTATTGATCTTGAGGGGTATGCCTATGGCATAACCATCAATTTCGGCGCGTTCTTCGCCGGTAAGTCAAGCCCGGACGATCCTGCAGCAGGCACCGGCTACGATAACGTATCCGAAAAGGCGCTTATCACGTTCTACAAGGATGGCAAGCTGGTCTACTCTACCGTTGAGTATGGCACCAATAGTGGGGAGTTCACGTTCAATACCGGCGATATCGTTCTTGAGGGCTTCGACAAGGTGGTCATCTCCGCAGTGGACAACAGTACGCCTGACTTCCCGAATGAAAACAGCGACTTCACCATCCAGGGCATCGACTTCATCACCAAGCGTGATGATCCCATCATCATCAATGAAGGCAAGGTGACGGCTAAGTCCGGTGCGGACGGTTTTGCCGACGCCTATACGGACAGTTATGCCAAGTTCGACCTCGCCGATATGGTGGAGCAGAATGGAGGAGAGCTCAATGGGGACGGCACCTCCGGCACCATCACGGTCCTGAAGGACGGGACGAAACAGAGGGTAACGCTGGAACTCAGCGAAGGTTCGTCCGGTGAATCCATCCTGACTGGCACGCTGGAGAGCGGCGAGCAGCTCTTCACCGCCACGCTGGACAAGGACGGCAACTGGACCATGGAACAGTACGAACAGTTCCGTGTTCCCGGTAAGCAGGGTTCCAACCAGTTCGAGCTGGTCTTCAAGACCGAAGACGCCGACGGCGATATTAGCAGCACCACGGTCAACGTGCCGCTGGAAGTGGTGGATCAGACAACAACAGGTACTGGTGTAGCTATCGGCAACGATAACGATAGCATCGTCATCACCGGTGGTGACGGCGTTGCTGGCACCGTGGCCGCAGGCGACAGCGGGTTATCCTCTAGGAATCTGGCCGATGCTGGTGACGACACCATCACGGCGGCAGGTTCCGATTCGTCCGTCATCGTCTATGGCGACGTGATGAACACCGACCGCCTGCTGTATGAGCTGAAGCAGCTTGAGCAGAGCAACTCTTGGGTGGTGGCAGGTGCCGTTGTTAGTGACCTGCCCAACTACGGCTCCGGTACGCAAGTCTTCCAGTGGCTGGAAGCGAACGGTGAGAAGCTCACCGGCACGGACTACGCAGGCTGGACGCATGCCGATACCGTGGACTACATGCTGCGGCATGCCGATGAACTGGGCTACGAGACCTGCGTGGGTGACACCGGTGAGTTCTACCTTGTGAAGCCTGACGGCACGGTGCTGGACATGGACGGCACGGAAGCCACTGTCGGACTGGACAGCCTCACCGGGCGCGGTGGCGGTGATGATACCATCACCGGCAGCAAGGCGGATGATGTCATCTACGGCCAGGAAGGCAACGATCTACTGGTTGGCGATGCTCCGTCTGGAAGTGGGGAAGGTAGCACCGTCGACTCTATCGAAGGCACTACCGTTGCATCTATTAAGGGGATGGACTCTGAAGATCTGGACGCCTTCATCCAGTCCGTGGAAGGCACGGATGCCGACGGCGACGACCGGCTCTTCGGCGGCACGGGTGATGACGTGCTGCTCGGCATGGGCGGTGACGACTACATCGACGGCGGTGCAGGTGAGGATGCCATCTTCGGCGGCAGAGGCAACGACATCATCGTCTACGACAGCAACGACTACCTGGTCAGCGGCGGCAGCGGCATCGACTTCATGGTGTCCGATGACAGCACGCTGACGTTGACGACGTTGCTCAGTGGCGGAAAGGACGGCCATGAAGGCCCCATCGTGGACAGCATCGAAGTGCTCATCACCGGCAAGGATGCCCTGAGCCTGACCAGTCTGGAGCAGATGGCCAAGGACTACGGTATCAGTATTACCGGCAGCAGCCTGAAGCTGAATGACGATCTCTGGACACAGGAGGGCAATGGCTATCGGTTTACCGGCGATCCGGATAACGGCAGCACCCCCGATGAGCTGTTCATGCAGGTGAACAACGATACGGATGCCCGGGTGTCTGTTGAACTCGTACCGTCCGACGACATTGCTGAAGCTGTGCAACGAGCGGAAATAGAACACAGCAACGGTTAA
- a CDS encoding formate--tetrahydrofolate ligase produces the protein MALDPTKHPDWQIAQDAEKSMKTVETLAAELGLEKDELLPYGHYMGKIEQQAVLRRLADRPNGKYVDVTAITPTPLGEGKSTTTIGLVQGLSKRGVKTTAAIRQPSGGPTMGMKGSAAGGGLAQCIPLTPYSLNFTGDIHAITSAHNLAMVALTSRMQHERNYDDEKLERLSGMRRLNIDPTRVGMGWAMDFCCQALRNIIIGIEGDGRRNDGFMMRSHFDITAASEIMSIMSLARDLPDLRKRLSRVVLAFDRAGNPVTTADLEVDGAMMAWLLEASKPNLIQTIEGQPVLVHAGPFGNIALGQSSIIADRVALKLSDIHVTESGFGSEIGYEKFWNVKCHMSGLKPDAAVIVATVRALKNHGGAQPPMPGRPLPEPYTREDVGLVEAGCVNLLRHIGIVRRSGVSPVVCINAFATDSKNEIAAIRRICEEAGARVALSEHWLKGGDGALELADAVMDACNEPNNFAPLYDWSMPFEQRIETIAREVYGADGVEFSSLARQRIKELQARPDAEELGICMVKTQYSLSDNPALKGAPTGWRLHVRDCLFYGGAGLVVPVAGDISLMPGTGSRPAFRNVDVDLESGQVTGLF, from the coding sequence ATGGCTCTTGATCCTACCAAGCACCCTGACTGGCAGATCGCCCAGGATGCTGAAAAATCTATGAAAACTGTGGAAACCCTGGCTGCGGAGCTGGGCCTTGAAAAGGACGAGCTGCTGCCTTACGGCCACTACATGGGCAAGATCGAGCAGCAGGCGGTGTTGCGCCGTCTGGCCGACAGGCCCAATGGCAAATATGTGGACGTGACCGCCATCACGCCGACCCCCCTGGGCGAAGGCAAGTCCACCACCACCATCGGCCTGGTGCAGGGCCTCTCCAAACGCGGCGTGAAGACCACCGCGGCCATCCGCCAGCCTTCGGGCGGCCCCACCATGGGCATGAAGGGCTCCGCCGCGGGCGGCGGTCTGGCCCAGTGCATCCCGCTGACCCCGTATTCCCTGAATTTCACCGGCGACATCCACGCCATCACCTCGGCCCACAACCTGGCCATGGTGGCCCTGACCTCGCGCATGCAGCACGAGCGCAACTATGACGACGAAAAGCTGGAGCGCCTGTCCGGCATGCGCCGCCTCAACATCGATCCCACCCGTGTGGGCATGGGCTGGGCCATGGACTTCTGCTGCCAGGCCCTGCGCAACATCATCATCGGCATCGAAGGCGACGGCCGCCGCAACGACGGCTTCATGATGCGCTCGCACTTCGACATCACGGCCGCTTCGGAGATCATGTCCATCATGTCCCTGGCCCGCGACCTGCCCGACCTGCGCAAGCGTCTGTCGCGTGTGGTTCTGGCCTTTGACCGCGCGGGCAATCCCGTGACCACGGCCGATCTGGAAGTGGACGGTGCCATGATGGCCTGGCTGCTGGAAGCCAGCAAACCCAACCTGATCCAGACCATCGAAGGCCAGCCCGTGCTGGTGCACGCCGGTCCCTTCGGCAACATCGCCCTGGGCCAGAGCTCCATCATCGCCGACCGCGTGGCCCTCAAGCTCAGCGACATCCATGTGACGGAATCCGGCTTCGGTTCCGAGATCGGTTACGAAAAGTTCTGGAACGTCAAATGCCACATGAGCGGCCTCAAGCCCGATGCCGCCGTCATCGTGGCCACGGTGCGCGCCCTCAAGAACCACGGCGGCGCCCAGCCGCCCATGCCCGGCCGTCCGCTGCCAGAACCCTACACCCGCGAAGACGTGGGCCTGGTGGAAGCCGGCTGCGTGAACCTGCTGCGCCACATCGGCATCGTGCGCCGTTCCGGTGTGTCGCCCGTGGTCTGCATCAACGCCTTTGCCACCGACAGCAAGAACGAGATCGCCGCCATCCGCCGCATCTGTGAAGAAGCCGGTGCGCGCGTGGCCCTGTCCGAGCATTGGCTCAAGGGCGGCGACGGTGCCCTTGAACTGGCCGATGCCGTCATGGATGCCTGCAACGAGCCCAACAACTTCGCGCCCCTGTACGACTGGTCCATGCCCTTCGAGCAGCGCATCGAGACCATCGCCAGGGAAGTCTACGGCGCCGACGGCGTGGAATTCTCCTCGCTGGCCAGGCAGCGCATCAAGGAGCTGCAGGCCCGTCCCGACGCCGAAGAACTGGGCATCTGCATGGTCAAGACCCAGTACTCCCTGTCCGACAACCCTGCCCTCAAGGGGGCGCCCACGGGCTGGCGCCTGCATGTGCGCGACTGCCTGTTCTACGGCGGCGCGGGGCTGGTGGTGCCGGTGGCCGGCGACATCAGCCTCATGCCCGGTACGGGTTCGCGTCCGGCCTTCCGCAATGTGGACGTGGATCTGGAATCCGGCCAGGTGACCGGCCTGTTCTAG